Proteins found in one Quercus robur chromosome 2, dhQueRobu3.1, whole genome shotgun sequence genomic segment:
- the LOC126713003 gene encoding laccase-14-like isoform X1 — MNSKNKECLLNFIGFLFLVAQCLSMVEGEVHYYEFVLAEKNFTKLCNTTRMLVVNGSIPGPVIRVHKGDTIYVNVYNQGYYGVTIHWHGVKQPRNPWSDGPEYITQCPIGPGSNFTYEVIFSTEEGTLWWHAHSDWTRAYVHGAIVILPAIGTTYPFPKPDDEDIIILGSLYSGNLKAEYDYDLIYGSDLPHSIGYTINGEPGDLCPCSKETTYRRVVDHGKTYLLRLVNSVVAADMFFAIAEHNLTIVGMDANYIKPITTSYIMISPGQTMDILLTANQTLGHYYIAARQFWSQGVGVTNFDQVNVTAIIEYRGNYTIPLSPSFPSTLPTYKDLTAAIEFSNLFRSLASKDHPVNVPLNITTRMYITVSMGQIDCKNSTCTSRGAEIILATSVNNISWNNPVPTDVLLAYYRNISGVYTTDFPDQPPSYYNFTADELPIALATTDLGSKVKVLNYNEAVEVVFQGTNLLAGAGTHPMHLHGHSFYVVGSGYGNYNNETDPKNFNLVDPVAVNTFGVPKNGWLAIRFVANNPGVWFWHCHIDRHMTWGMAAVFIVKNGGTAETSIRKPPPHLPPCKVPSESWLQNNDGSDGKENQSIFI; from the exons ATGAATTCCAAGAACAAAGAATGTCTGTTGAACTTTATTGGCTTTCTGTTTCTTGTTGCACAGTGTCTTTCCATGGTCGAAGGAGAGGTCCATTACTATGAATTTGTT CTTGCGGAGAAAAACTTCACGAAGCTGTGTAACACAACAAGAATGTTAGTTGTAAATGGTAGTATTCCAGGACCAGTAATACGGGTACACAAAGGGGACACAATATATGTCAATGTTTACAACCAAGGTTATTATGGGGTGACCATTCATTG GCATGGTGTAAAACAACCAAGAAATCCATGGTCAGATGGCCCAGAATATATCACACAATGTCCTATTGGACCAGGATCAAACTTCACATATGAGGTCATATTTTCCACTGAAGAGGGAACACTTTGGTGGCACGCACATAGCGATTGGACACGAGCCTATGTTCATGGTGCCATTGTTATCTTGCCTGCTATTGGAACAACTTATCCATTTCCCAAACCGGATGATGAAGATATAATTATCCTTG GTTCATTGTACAGTGGAAATTTAAAAGCCGAATACGATTACGACCTAATATATGGCTCTGACTTGCCACACTCTATTGGTTACACCATAAACGGCGAACCAGGAGATTTGTGTCCATGCTCTAAAG AAACAACATACCGTCGGGTGGTTGATCACGGCAAGACCTATCTTCTTCGTCTAGTCAACTCAGTTGTGGCAGCAGATATGTTCTTTGCAATAGCCGAACACAACCTCACAATTGTTGGAATGGATGCAAATTATATCAAACCCATAACTACTAGTTACATAATGATAAGCCCAGGACAAACCATGGATATTCTACTCACAGCAAATCAGACTCTTGGCCATTATTATATAGCTGCTCGACAATTCTGGAGCCAAGGTGTGGGAGTTACAAATTTTGACCAGGTCAATGTCACCGCGATCATCGAATACAGAGGAAACTACACTATTCCATTATCTCCTTCCTTTCCAAGTACACTTCCCACTTACAAAGACTTAACAGCTGCCATAGAATTCTCAAACCTTTTTAGGAGCTTAGCAAGCAAAGACCATCCTGTAAATGTCCCCTTAAACATAACCACCAGAATGTATATTACAGTTTCCATGGGTCAAATTGATTGTAAAAATAGCACATGTACATCAAGAGGTGCGGAAATTATATTAGCTACAAGCGTGAATAACATAAGTTGGAATAACCCAGTTCCTACTGATGTACTGCTTGCTTACTACAG GAATATTAGTGGGGTTTACACTACAGATTTCCCAGACCAACCCCCTTCTTATTATAACTTCACAGCTGACGAACTTCCAATTGCTCTGGCAACAACAGACCTTGGGTCCAAGGTGAAGGTGTTGAATTATAATGAAGCAGTTGAGGTTGTTTTTCAAGGTACCAATTTATTGGCCGGCGCTGGGACTCATCCAATGCATTTGCATGGGCATAGCTTTTACGTGGTTGGAAGTGGTTATGGAAATTATAACAATGAAACCgacccaaaaaattttaatttggttgATCCAGTCGCAGTGAATACCTTCGGTGTGCCTAAGAATGGATGGCTTGCCATCAGATTTGTAGCAAACAATCCAG GTGTGTGGTTTTGGCATTGTCATATAGATAGACATATGACCTGGGGTATGGCTGCTGTATTTATCGTAAAGAATGGAGGCACTGCTGAGACAAGTATCCGCAAACCTCCTCCTCACTTGCCTCCATGTAAAGTTCCATCAGAATCGTGGCTCCAAAACAATGATGGATCCgatggaaaagaaaatcaatcaatttttatctAA